In a single window of the Pseudoxanthomonas sp. F37 genome:
- a CDS encoding XVIPCD domain-containing protein, whose protein sequence is MTNPNPSRATRLAALAVATDAQGHVDLTAFQAQLLIQQHQSIDGLDAPSLARTLAGSPAMARPDGREQLEPMLQALGRQLGLRDAERLAQALDANHLTDSRLERNWERLTEAASEAWNMGSRALERTDVSISDGLAQARRWAEQVRDNPDNRYLQRAAGHVAGEVAGEAQENYGALKGATGQGLQVLGDTVDLASFTLRFSRDRDFRNMIVGAAGMYAAEVWDDPGKPVDDASRAAKQAWDEWKQGLERATREGKAPEYIGQAEGAAGVEILAALVPVSKLPKLAKVAKVADVLDDGVPLHTAGPARRLSREGIQALTEVGDDIRRAQAKGGLAADSADLMLDGLAGVRRSQGQLSDLVDGLRQTGHLDELLQSGALRPRELGYLARQNLDDFRNVSFDQALTASVGGRALGELKRHEVGEIGEAIMVHDLAQKGYRDIVPIQNNSGHGNDVVAINPRTDRWEIFEVKTSAHGIAKGQGSDPQPLVDRRIDLAIRQEGHWTPQNVWEVTAKSTAMRIRKDAFDTETDQLKVDTYWSRINLEQDRATGLIRGEPEIEPWLPKAERPERQSLREDALPAPGLQVPASLQDASHPGHRQFLLARDAVQRMEFDHDIPPGPHSDQLAAALACKAEQEGLRLDAVKLRLGAQGRIDIIERAGYDVPERHVPIDSREALARSVEMHSHDWSAARSPHYVSRAPAAERTGEHLQALAQLPAQDRALFDRIRDRVPAHIGDERVLQAMVEGRRQAWIDGPDRLGGVEIHGDRLSLVDSSAARFRATIDLSAPAPALRESLEQNDRLDQSLAQQRETAESQREQQGPVMRMG, encoded by the coding sequence ATGACAAACCCGAACCCGTCGCGCGCCACCCGACTGGCCGCCCTGGCGGTCGCAACGGATGCCCAGGGGCATGTCGACCTGACGGCGTTCCAGGCGCAGTTGCTGATCCAGCAGCACCAGAGCATCGATGGCCTGGATGCGCCGTCGCTGGCGCGGACCCTCGCCGGCTCGCCTGCGATGGCGCGACCGGACGGGCGCGAACAGCTGGAGCCGATGTTGCAGGCACTCGGCCGGCAGTTGGGGCTGCGGGACGCCGAGCGTCTGGCGCAGGCGCTGGACGCCAACCACCTGACCGATTCCCGGCTGGAGCGGAACTGGGAACGTTTGACCGAAGCGGCGAGCGAGGCCTGGAACATGGGCTCGCGGGCGCTGGAACGCACCGACGTCTCGATCAGCGACGGCCTGGCGCAGGCCCGGCGCTGGGCCGAACAGGTCCGTGACAACCCGGACAATCGCTACCTGCAGCGGGCCGCAGGGCATGTCGCCGGCGAGGTCGCCGGGGAGGCACAGGAAAACTACGGCGCACTGAAGGGGGCGACCGGCCAGGGTCTGCAGGTGCTGGGCGACACGGTCGATCTGGCCAGCTTCACCCTGCGCTTCTCGCGCGATCGCGATTTCCGCAACATGATCGTCGGCGCGGCCGGGATGTACGCGGCCGAGGTCTGGGACGACCCCGGCAAACCGGTGGACGACGCCAGCCGCGCCGCGAAGCAGGCGTGGGACGAATGGAAGCAGGGCCTGGAGCGTGCCACGCGCGAGGGCAAGGCGCCCGAGTACATCGGCCAGGCCGAGGGCGCGGCCGGCGTGGAGATCCTTGCCGCACTGGTGCCGGTCAGCAAACTGCCGAAGCTGGCCAAGGTCGCCAAGGTGGCGGACGTGCTGGACGATGGCGTGCCGCTGCACACGGCCGGTCCGGCTCGCAGGTTGAGCAGGGAAGGAATCCAGGCACTCACCGAGGTCGGCGACGATATCCGCCGCGCGCAGGCCAAGGGCGGCCTTGCGGCCGACAGCGCCGACCTGATGCTCGATGGCCTGGCCGGCGTGCGCCGCAGCCAGGGTCAGCTGAGCGATCTGGTCGATGGCCTGCGCCAGACCGGACACCTGGACGAACTGCTGCAAAGCGGCGCGCTGCGTCCGCGCGAACTGGGCTACCTGGCGCGCCAGAACCTCGACGATTTCCGGAACGTGTCCTTCGACCAGGCGCTGACCGCCTCGGTCGGCGGCCGGGCACTCGGCGAACTCAAGCGCCATGAAGTCGGTGAGATCGGCGAAGCGATCATGGTCCACGACCTGGCGCAGAAGGGCTATCGCGACATCGTCCCGATCCAGAACAACTCCGGACACGGCAACGACGTGGTCGCGATCAATCCGCGTACCGACAGGTGGGAGATCTTCGAGGTCAAGACCTCGGCCCACGGAATTGCGAAAGGGCAAGGATCAGATCCGCAGCCGTTGGTGGATCGGCGTATCGACTTGGCGATCCGTCAGGAGGGCCACTGGACGCCACAAAACGTGTGGGAGGTGACGGCCAAGTCGACGGCGATGCGAATCCGCAAGGATGCTTTCGACACAGAGACCGATCAGTTGAAAGTCGACACCTACTGGTCCCGCATCAACCTCGAGCAGGATCGCGCCACCGGCCTGATCAGGGGCGAGCCGGAGATCGAACCCTGGTTGCCCAAGGCGGAGCGTCCGGAGCGGCAGTCGTTGCGTGAAGACGCCTTGCCGGCGCCCGGCCTGCAAGTCCCGGCCAGTCTCCAGGATGCCTCGCACCCCGGCCATCGCCAGTTCCTGCTGGCCCGGGATGCGGTCCAGCGGATGGAATTCGACCACGACATCCCGCCCGGTCCGCACAGCGACCAGCTTGCCGCCGCGCTGGCATGCAAAGCCGAACAGGAAGGCCTGCGGCTGGACGCCGTGAAACTGCGGCTGGGCGCCCAAGGCCGCATCGACATCATCGAGCGCGCCGGTTACGACGTGCCCGAGCGACATGTACCGATCGACAGCCGGGAGGCGCTGGCCCGCTCCGTCGAGATGCACAGCCACGATTGGTCGGCCGCGCGATCGCCGCATTACGTCAGCCGGGCTCCGGCTGCCGAACGCACCGGCGAGCATCTGCAGGCGCTGGCGCAACTGCCGGCCCAGGATCGCGCGCTCTTCGACCGCATCCGCGACCGGGTGCCCGCGCATATCGGCGACGAGCGTGTGCTTCAGGCCATGGTGGAGGGCCGCAGGCAGGCGTGGATCGATGGCCCGGATCGTCTGGGCGGTGTGGAGATCCATGGCGACCGCCTGTCGCTGGTCGACAGCTCCGCGGCCCGCTTCCGCGCCACCATCGACCTGTCGGCGCCCGCGCCCGCCCTGCGCGAGAGTCTTGAGCAGAACGACAGGCTCGATCAATCACTGGCCCAGCAACGGGAGACGGCGGAATCGCAACGCGAACAGCAGGGTCCCGTCATGCGGATGGGGTGA
- the creC gene encoding two-component system sensor histidine kinase CreC, with the protein MRLGLKLVLGFFLIVGIAAFFVMRVFVNEVKPGVRQAMESTLVDAANLLAELAADDLKDGRIAGGAFARHVALAQQRDPKAWVWRFQKRSVDYRVTVTDARGTVVFDSQGRDVGRDNSRWNDVYRTLRGEYGARSSPETPGDNAHTVMHVAAPIYDPGDRGTLLGVLTLSQPNRSIEPFIVASQRSILLRGAWLIGISALIGVLMTWWLVRGIGGLNRYAQAVSAGEPVPPPRLRADEIGDLGRALETMRRKLAGKAYVEQYVQSLTHEMKSPLAAIRGAAELLQEPLPEAERQRFARHIQAQEQRLTETIDKLLALAEVEQHGWLQRRERIDAGALVEQVVQAVDAGLTPHGVRIQRAPPAGTWAVEGDAFLLRRALGNLLDNALAFSPPGGTVELGVEHADGQVRFIVRDRGPGIPDYAYERVFERFYSLPRPHSGQRSSGLGLPFVREVMRLHGGEATLRNRPEGGAEAVLSLPAV; encoded by the coding sequence ATGCGCCTGGGGTTGAAGCTCGTGCTCGGCTTCTTCCTGATCGTCGGCATCGCCGCGTTCTTCGTCATGCGCGTGTTCGTCAACGAAGTGAAGCCAGGCGTGCGCCAGGCGATGGAATCCACCCTGGTGGACGCCGCCAACCTGCTGGCCGAACTGGCCGCCGACGATCTGAAGGACGGGCGCATCGCCGGGGGGGCGTTCGCCCGCCACGTCGCGCTGGCCCAGCAGCGCGACCCGAAGGCCTGGGTATGGCGCTTCCAGAAGCGCTCGGTGGATTACCGGGTGACGGTCACCGACGCGCGCGGCACGGTGGTGTTCGACTCGCAGGGGCGCGATGTCGGGCGCGACAATTCGCGCTGGAACGACGTCTACCGCACCCTGCGCGGCGAGTACGGCGCACGCTCCAGCCCGGAAACCCCCGGCGACAACGCGCATACCGTCATGCACGTGGCCGCGCCCATCTACGACCCGGGCGATCGGGGCACGCTGCTGGGCGTGCTGACGCTGTCGCAGCCCAACCGCAGCATCGAGCCCTTCATCGTCGCCAGCCAGCGCAGCATCCTGCTGCGCGGCGCCTGGCTGATCGGCATCTCGGCGCTGATCGGCGTGCTGATGACGTGGTGGCTGGTGCGCGGCATCGGCGGCCTGAACCGTTACGCCCAGGCGGTCAGCGCCGGCGAGCCGGTGCCGCCGCCGCGGCTGCGCGCCGACGAGATCGGCGACCTCGGGCGCGCGCTGGAGACCATGCGCCGCAAGCTGGCCGGCAAGGCCTACGTGGAGCAGTACGTGCAATCGCTGACCCACGAGATGAAATCGCCGCTGGCCGCGATCCGCGGGGCGGCCGAACTGCTGCAGGAGCCGCTGCCGGAGGCCGAGCGGCAGCGTTTCGCGCGGCACATCCAGGCGCAGGAGCAGCGCCTGACCGAAACCATCGACAAGTTGCTCGCGCTGGCGGAAGTGGAGCAGCACGGCTGGCTGCAGCGGCGCGAGCGCATCGATGCCGGCGCGCTGGTGGAGCAGGTGGTGCAGGCCGTCGACGCCGGGCTGACCCCGCATGGGGTGCGGATCCAGCGCGCGCCGCCCGCGGGTACGTGGGCCGTGGAGGGCGACGCCTTCCTGCTGCGCCGAGCCCTGGGCAATCTGCTGGACAACGCGCTCGCGTTCTCGCCGCCTGGCGGTACGGTGGAGCTGGGTGTCGAACACGCGGACGGGCAGGTGCGCTTCATCGTGCGCGACCGCGGTCCCGGGATTCCGGACTATGCGTACGAACGCGTATTCGAACGCTTCTATTCGCTGCCGCGCCCGCACAGCGGCCAGCGCAGCTCCGGCCTGGGGCTGCCGTTCGTGCGCGAGGTCATGCGCCTGCACGGCGGCGAGGCGACGCTGCGCAACCGGCCCGAGGGCGGTGCCGAAGCCGTGCTGTCCCTGCCGGCGGTGTAA
- the creB gene encoding two-component system response regulator CreB, whose protein sequence is MARSIYACAMPRVLIAEDEAAIADAVLYALRSEGIEADHCLLARDVAPRVRAGGVDVVVLDVGLPDGSGFDVCRQLRGFSDVPVIFLTARNDEIDRVLGLELGADDYVTKPFSPRELVARVRARLRRAGAGPAASTDPWVVRGAFAIDREGHRIRYRQQLLDLTRYEYAVLDALLQRPGAILSRAQLMDRGWDSDADSADRTVDTHVKTLRAKLRAAGADPDPIRTHRGLGYAVEA, encoded by the coding sequence ATGGCGCGCAGCATATATGCTTGCGCCATGCCCCGCGTACTGATTGCCGAAGACGAAGCCGCCATCGCCGACGCCGTGCTGTACGCGCTGCGCAGCGAAGGCATCGAGGCGGACCACTGCCTGCTCGCACGCGACGTGGCGCCGCGCGTGCGCGCCGGCGGCGTGGACGTGGTGGTGCTGGACGTGGGCCTGCCCGACGGCAGCGGGTTCGACGTGTGCCGCCAGTTGCGCGGCTTCAGCGACGTGCCGGTGATCTTCCTCACCGCCCGCAACGACGAGATAGACCGCGTGCTGGGGCTGGAACTGGGCGCCGACGACTACGTCACCAAGCCCTTTTCCCCCCGCGAGCTGGTGGCCCGGGTGCGTGCGCGCCTGCGCCGTGCCGGGGCTGGCCCCGCGGCGTCCACCGACCCGTGGGTGGTACGCGGCGCCTTCGCCATCGACCGCGAAGGCCACCGCATCCGCTACCGGCAGCAGCTGCTGGACCTGACCCGCTACGAATACGCCGTGCTGGACGCGCTGCTGCAGCGCCCGGGCGCCATCCTCAGCCGCGCGCAGCTGATGGACCGCGGCTGGGACAGCGATGCCGACAGCGCCGACCGCACCGTCGACACCCACGTGAAGACCCTGCGCGCCAAGCTGCGCGCGGCCGGGGCCGACCCCGACCCGATCCGCACGCATCGCGGACTGGGCTACGCCGTCGAGGCCTGA
- the rlmJ gene encoding 23S rRNA (adenine(2030)-N(6))-methyltransferase RlmJ produces MNYRHAFHAGNHADVLKHIVLLALVDALKRKDAPFFVLDTHAGRGRYLLGGAESRKTSEADEGVFRLLDAPHLPELAESYLRAVQANNPVGALVAYPGSPLLVAQAMRAQDRLAACELQPEEAAALKDLFAHDPRVAVHARDGYGAMKALLPPRAGTQRIARGLVLIDPPYEAQDAEYPQVIAALRDALERWPAATYAVWYPIKQRRSLQPFFRKAAALPSRGAFVAELQVRPDDSPLRLTGSGMLVLNPPWQLDQALAPVLPVLATALGEAGASHRLEWLRPPA; encoded by the coding sequence ATGAATTACCGCCACGCCTTCCATGCAGGCAACCACGCCGACGTCCTCAAGCACATCGTGCTGCTGGCCCTGGTCGATGCGCTGAAGCGCAAGGACGCGCCGTTCTTCGTGCTGGACACGCATGCCGGCCGCGGCCGCTACCTGCTGGGCGGGGCGGAGAGCCGCAAGACCTCCGAGGCGGACGAAGGGGTCTTCCGGCTGCTCGATGCGCCCCACCTGCCGGAACTGGCCGAGTCCTACCTGCGCGCGGTGCAGGCGAACAACCCGGTCGGCGCGCTGGTGGCCTACCCCGGCTCGCCGTTGCTGGTCGCGCAGGCGATGCGGGCACAGGACCGGCTGGCCGCCTGCGAGCTGCAGCCGGAGGAAGCCGCCGCGTTGAAGGACCTGTTCGCCCACGACCCGCGCGTGGCCGTACATGCCCGCGACGGCTACGGTGCGATGAAGGCGTTGCTGCCGCCGCGCGCCGGCACGCAGCGCATCGCGCGCGGGCTGGTGCTGATCGATCCGCCCTACGAAGCACAGGACGCCGAATACCCGCAGGTCATTGCCGCGCTGCGGGATGCGCTCGAGCGCTGGCCGGCCGCGACCTATGCGGTCTGGTATCCGATCAAGCAGCGGCGCAGCCTGCAGCCTTTCTTCCGCAAGGCGGCGGCGCTGCCGTCCCGGGGGGCGTTCGTGGCGGAGTTGCAGGTGCGCCCCGACGACTCGCCCCTGCGCCTGACCGGCAGCGGCATGCTGGTGCTCAATCCTCCCTGGCAGTTGGACCAGGCCCTGGCGCCGGTATTGCCGGTGCTGGCCACCGCCCTGGGCGAAGCAGGCGCCAGCCACCGGCTGGAGTGGCTGCGCCCACCCGCCTGA